GCGCAACAATACCAGTGGCGCCTGGAAGGCGCTACTCGCCTCACACAACATGAGGATGGACCAGCAGCTGAGCATCTGGATGAAAGTCGAAGGGAAATGTTGCTTGGAGCAATGCTGCGGTTTTTTCAAGAAGTCACTACAGTTGGAACAACATACATACTGGCACCAGTGCAAGGATCCTGCACATGGATCCGGGAAAACTCTTGTTTTTGACTCCCCGTTTTCCGGTAGTTTCAGCAAGACGCAATCCCAGATGACAACGGCGCAGGATGCGATCCTCGCGGCACTGCCCAACTGCTTCGAAGAGGCCGTCCAGGCCTTTGACTGTACCAAGACCACGAACAATCCCAAATTAAACGGCAAATGAGCACCCACATCTCCAGCGATCATGGGCGAGCCACCTATTCACTCTGTGGATAATGCGACTCGCCCATAATCGTCCGTGTACCTACCCACCTCAAACGGTGAAGCAAGCGAAGATACCACACCACTTTCATTGGGGTGTGGACACACCAATGAAGAGAGGCTTCACCTGATAAGCCGCCGGTACGCAGATTTAATAATGCTTATTTATTGTACGCGAGGTCAAAATACAATGGAGAAGACAAGGCGAGAAGAGCGAAGGGTCTTATGGAGCAAGAAAACTAGGACAGGTGGTGCTTTATCCGGAGAGCATCACAAACCCGGGGGTCACCCATGGTCACGTGTGGCCCCCATCGACCGGTCGGCGTGGATCGTCAACGACTTATGCGCAGGTGATACGGTGTCGATGCCGTATCACCTCCCATGCCACCCAGCCGAACCGAACATGGGGGCACCTCAAGATTCGGACTATCACGTACGATAACGATTTTACCGGTACGTGCATTCCACAACTTACATTGAGTATGGTGAGCGATCTCACAGTTCACGAAGATGACTGCGACAAGATGAGTGAAAACAACGCCGATCAAGCCGTCGGGTTGAGTATGGCTACAACCGTGTCCAAGAAATCAGGAGCGGTACAGAATGATGCCCCATATTTTCAATGGACAGCGCTCAAGTCGTCCTGTCGTTCCAGCTTGCTTCTCGCTCAGCAACGAATGAATGCACCTTACTTTTTCTGCAGCACCGGATAGCCGAAAGTATAGACCCACTTATCCTCTTCGACAGCATTGGTAGGAGCCGCTGATCGTGCCGGCAAATGACACGGCACGCATTCGACTTGGAAATTTTTCGACACAGTGTGCACAGGATCATCGGCGTTAAAGAGCGACCACCCCCAGCCTTTTCCCCAGAGCTTGGAGTCTTTGTAGCGCCCCTTGGTGTCGCGCACAAGCACGAACCAGCCCTTGGTGGTCGTTGCATGTCCCACTGCCGGACCGGTGGTCATTGCCATGCTCTTGGCATTGAGCAACTCCTTCACCAGGACAGCCCCATCAGGAAATTGCCCCGTCTTCTGGTAATGGGCAATCGTCTCCGGTTGCGTGTGCACAACATGATACTCGTGCAAACCTGGCCCATCCGTTTCCAACGCCTTGTCTGTCTTGGCATGCGCCCAAGTCCCCAATGTAGGCCAGAGCCGATAACCTTCAGGTACGCGAATCTCGCCTGTGGCCCCATCCACGACAATTGGGAGGAACGGTTTCTCCTCTTCACCGTACGAGACCTTCATGACCTGCAGGGTCACAAGCGCGACCACTACAACACACAGCCATACCTTTGTCATAATCTCCCTCCTAATACATTGAAGTCTTCCGCCCTGAGGAAAGTGTCTCTTCCTCCCATATGGACGCTCACAGGTCTAATCAGGCACGTCATACGTCATCCGCATGAGCCTTGTCTGTCATCTAGATGACCATCTCGATTGTTGGCATACATCGGGGTTCTCTCAGTCCATGCCGGTCGTACCGGACGGATCGCCGTGGAATAAGGTCGCTCGCCTGTGTACCAGTGGTTTCGGTCTCAAACGTGGAGAGATTACGAAGACTTCTCTCTGGAGTGGACGATTTCAGCGAGGGCGGCTGGGCTACGGACACAAAGATAGGTACGCGTGTACCAGAGAAAGCCTTCGGCACGGAGCTCGTTCAAAATGGCCGTCACAACCTGACGTGCTGCACCCACAAGCTCAGCCAACTCCTCGTGAGTCATGCGGATATCCATGAGAAACCCCTCGTGATGCGGACAGGGTGATCGCCCGAACTCAACCAAGTCCAGGAGAATCATCGCCACTCGCCGACGGAGTGGGGCGGCAAACTGCCACTGAAGGCGTCGGTCAAGAATACCAAGTTGCTTGCTATAGATTTCCAACAGCGTTTCACAGAGAACGTCATCGTGATGAACCGCAGCTTCCAGAGTCCGTCGTGGAAACTCCAGAATGGACGTCGGCCCACTGGTGAGGGCGGATTCTTCCTTTATGCTCATCGCTGGGGTGAACGGCAAATCACCGAAAATGGCTCCTTTTCCTAATAGCATCCTCGTGAATTGCTCTCCAGCTTCACCCAGAGCGAGAAGTCGTACGTACCCGTCTTGAACAACATACGTCTTGCCAGGCCGAAAGGAAGCATACACCAACCTCCGATGGGGTAGACTTCGAACGGACAGCGGCTGCAGCTTCCTTAAAGAGGCCAAGAACCTGGATTGCAGATCGTCGGAATCTCTCACGGTCATCCTCCTCCGTTGATCCTGCAGATCGGAAATAGGCCATACTGAAGACTCATGACCCTACGCACCAGTCCCTCCCACCTCGCAACGACTCCGAACCAGTGGGCTGCATGCCTCCCCGCCTGAAACCATGCATGACGCCTACGGCGCTTAGCCATACGCAGGCCGGTTATAGGATTGGCCTATTTACTAACATTATCCTTCTCACTCGATTGTCATATGGATGACTGATCGCTCCTTAAAACTCCCCTACGCTCCAACCTCCGATTCTATACGCGTCCTTTGTATCGCAGCTCACTTTTTCCACAGGAGGTCATCCATGCATCTCAGACACGCGATTTATACGAAACGATTGCTTCCATTCGTCGGGATAGTCCTTGGAGCCGTGATAGGACTCACAGACAGCCCCACGCCCTATGCAACTGCCGGCTCCCCTCCGACGATGGTGACAGGAGGCTACGCCTCGACAAACAAGTGGGTGGAATACACCCCTGAGGGCAAGATGAAAAAGCCGCCGGTTTCCTTCCGCAAATGGGTCTATGTTGGAACCCCCCTGACTCCGAACGATCTGAACGATGGGAAAGCCAACTTTCCTGAATTCCACAACGTGTATATGGACCCGGACAGCTTCGTCCACTTTGAGAAGACAGGAGAGTACCGCGATGGGACGGTCATTGTGAAGGAATTGGTGAGCGTGGGAGAGAAGGAGGCCGCCAGCGGGAATGGCTATTTTCAAGGAGACTTCATCGGTCTAGAAGTGTCCGTGAAAGACGCCAGGCGCTATCCGACCGAGCCCGGCAACTGGGGGTATTATAGCTTCGGGCACTCCTATCCGCTGAAGGAACAGTCTGCAAAGAACAAAACGGACGAATGCAACGGCTGTCACCAACGGCATGCGATTAACTTTGTGTTCTCCCAGTACTATCCCGTGTTACGAGCCGCCATGCCCGCAAAGAAGTAAGCAGACGGCGCGTTCGCGCCTCTAAGGTAGCTCGAACGCGCCTTTCGTTCATCCAGCTAGCTTCCTAGCCTCCTCGCATTTGCAAATCTTCACACCGGCGTCAAGCCTCTTAACAGCCTTATATTTCCTGTCAGTTAGAAGCAGGCTGCTGATCTGCAATTCGCCGTTGAGGCTTGCCAGATCTTGTTGGTGTCCTGTACCTTCTCTTCCACCACACAGGAGGACAGCATGTCCAATGATCGTGCACCGGCTCACGATGATCGCTGGGGAGATCACATCCCCTGGTCGCTCCGCTACCAAATCGTTCTTGAGAAGGGGAATTGGACAAGGTTTTTTTCCTTGCTGAGCTATCGCCTTTCGAGCCTCATCAAACATCAAGAAGCCAATCTCCAAAACCTTCATCATTTCCTGGAACAGTTATCTGCCGAATCCTTGGGGCGTTTTATTGCGGACAATCGTACCTATACTCCCGATCACCAAGTTCAATTATTCTTCTCTCCAGATGAAATCCACAGAGAGATTGAAGAGCATAGAGACAAAGATCCCCTTCGTCCCATTCACGACCGCCTTGAAGTCCTGCAATCGTTTCTCGTTCTCCTCCCGTGTCATCAGAAGGATAACGCTCTCCCATCTCTGATTAGGGACATTAAGCGTTTCGCGGCTGAATCGAATATCTGGCTGAACATTCAAGGAAGCCCCCCAACACTTGTGCCGCTAGAAGAACCGCTCCTCCAAAAAGAAGTACTGGACAGGCTATTGCCTCGTCTCGAAGAGAAGTATCCAGATCGGGCAGCAGATTTGATCAAGGCATACCACGATCTACTCAAGGGCGTAGATACCAACACCGTATTTGCAAATGCCTTCAAAGCATTGGAACAGCTAGCTCGCGATCTTAGTGGGAATCCAAAACTTGAATTAACCAAAGAGCCAGAGCTTAGAGACCATTTTTCTAAACTGCATAGGACGAGCCTAGTGACCATTACCAAGCTCGCAGCACAGCGAGGTGACGAAGGAGGCCACGGCCGCCTGGGGCCGGACGAGTATGAGATCAGGTATCTGCTATTTAGCATCTGTAATGTGGCTCTCTTGCTCTTAGACTACAAAGAACACTGTGGCAGAACTATCGTGTCCGACGTGGTTTCATCGGTTCTCCGTCTGCCTTTGTCTCCTCTGTAAGTGATTGAGTAGAAAACGATTGGACTAGATCGTGACCCATAGTCTCTGACCTTGGCGGGGCTTCAAATCCCACGGCCTCTGTCCTCCTATCAGGCAGCTGTCTCGCTATTCCCCCTGAATCAGAATGTACATGACATTCCCTGGCGATTGACAAGCAGGAAAGCGAGGTCGGTAGGTTTCAGTGGATCGGCGAGGCACAGAAGGGTTGAACAATTTGGTACGTACTGCCGGTTAAGCTGGACATGAGACTACTCGATGGCATTCACACTGGAGTTCATCCCTTCCACGCTAGCGGTCCACGCTGTTCCGATGACGAAAAGGTTTGTACCAAGGACGTAGGTTCTGTATCTTGAGAAGCACCCGAGACGTCACCGCCCCCTTTTTTGGCACAGACATGGTGGCGTCCACGGGTATCCGTCTAATACCTCGTAACACACTGGTCGGTTCACAGACAACGATGGCTTCGGTCTTTCACCCAATCATCTTGAATCAGGCATCGCCGGCGTGCACGCAGGCTTAACCCTCTCGATCGCTCTCATGGCAGGTGTGCTGGCGCAGTCGCTCGCCCGCCATCTGAATATTCCGAGCACCGTGCTCCTCCTCCCCCTCGGCGCAGCATTGGGCCCTGAGTGGCTCAATTGGGTTCACCCTGGATCCATGGGACATGGACTCTTTGACCTGGTCGATTTTGCGATCGCTGTCATTCTGTTTGAGGGAGGACTAAATCTGCAGTGGTCGCGTCTTCGTCGACAAGAAGCGCCTATTCGGCAGCTCGTGACCTGGGGCGCCGTGCTGACATTAGCCGGCGCCACCTTCGCCGCCCATATGATTCTTGACTGGTCGTTTGGGCATTCGCTGCTGTTCGGGAGTCTGGTCGTGGTCACCGGGCCGACTGTCGTCGCTCCGCTTGTCCGGAACATGCGCCTACGCCCTCACATGCGAACCATCATCGAAGCAGAAGGTGTATTAATCGATCCGATCGGCGCAGTCCTGGCGATTCTCGTCTTGAACTTTGTGCTCTCGCCGGCGGCCGAGACGCTGACGAGCGAACTGCATCTGTTGGCCATGCGGCTGGGATTCGGCATCGTCGCCGGCACTGTCGGTGGTTTCCTCATCGGTGGGCTCCTCCGCTG
The Nitrospira sp. DNA segment above includes these coding regions:
- a CDS encoding cytochrome P460 family protein; this translates as MTKVWLCVVVVALVTLQVMKVSYGEEEKPFLPIVVDGATGEIRVPEGYRLWPTLGTWAHAKTDKALETDGPGLHEYHVVHTQPETIAHYQKTGQFPDGAVLVKELLNAKSMAMTTGPAVGHATTTKGWFVLVRDTKGRYKDSKLWGKGWGWSLFNADDPVHTVSKNFQVECVPCHLPARSAAPTNAVEEDKWVYTFGYPVLQKK
- a CDS encoding Crp/Fnr family transcriptional regulator, which encodes MRDSDDLQSRFLASLRKLQPLSVRSLPHRRLVYASFRPGKTYVVQDGYVRLLALGEAGEQFTRMLLGKGAIFGDLPFTPAMSIKEESALTSGPTSILEFPRRTLEAAVHHDDVLCETLLEIYSKQLGILDRRLQWQFAAPLRRRVAMILLDLVEFGRSPCPHHEGFLMDIRMTHEELAELVGAARQVVTAILNELRAEGFLWYTRTYLCVRSPAALAEIVHSREKSS
- a CDS encoding cytochrome P460 family protein, which encodes MVTGGYASTNKWVEYTPEGKMKKPPVSFRKWVYVGTPLTPNDLNDGKANFPEFHNVYMDPDSFVHFEKTGEYRDGTVIVKELVSVGEKEAASGNGYFQGDFIGLEVSVKDARRYPTEPGNWGYYSFGHSYPLKEQSAKNKTDECNGCHQRHAINFVFSQYYPVLRAAMPAKK